The genome window GCAGCTCGCCATCCGCAACGACGAGGAGCTCAACAAGCTGCTGGGCAAGGTGACCATCGCGCAGGGCGGCGTGCTGCCCAACATCCAGGCCGTGCTGCTGCCCAAGAAGACCGACAGCCACAAGGCTAAAAGCAAGTGAAACAAATCCGAGGAGCGTTCCCACCTCAGAAGTAACCCAAAAGGCTCTTTTCAGAGCCACCCACGTTCTCATAAAAGGAGCTGAACAtcctagcaaaaaaaaaccatactAAAATCTCTCCGTCtcctcaaaaaacccaaaagagaaagcaattcCCCCTCAAACACCCCAAATCCTTTTAATCTTAGCTcttggaaaaaatccaaaaacaaaCAGCCCCAAACACTTTGTATCTTAGCTCTTAAATTAAGAtcaaaactttgaaaaattactatgcagtaaaataaatcactttgtGTTGATGGGGGGTAGAAAGTTGGTTAGGAGTGTAGGAAAGAAAGCACAGCCCCATCATGCCTCTCCTCTTTCAGCTCGGCCCTATGTGAAGTTCAGGTAATTCACTGATATCTTTAAAAACAGCCCTGCCCCCTCTAAAACACTTTTACACCTACAGGTGTTGTTggagtttttggttttttttttttttggtggcttggttttgttattttgtattaACAGGCATTCTGAGTTACTAATCCTTACCTCTTATTAAAAATCTTTGAGCTGCTGAGCCCATTTTTTGCCTCATATCTGAAGGAGTTTGACAATAATTGTTCATCACAATGCACAGGCAATCTGAGGTGAAAAGGACTGCTGCCAGTTTTGATTCTATCTTATCCATAGCGCTAAATATAACCATAAATATGttgaaatagaaacagaaaatctgCTATTATTGgtcaaaaatgcatttcaataattttgaaagcatAAATTACTTGAATCATAACATTGCCCAGAATTTTAGTATCACCAGCAGTTACAATATCTAGAGGTTAAAAGGAGTTTACAGGCCTTTGTCAAAACAATGGGTTATAGGAATTAATAAATGTATCAGAGAATACTTCTTGTAATTCTTTGTACTCTGAAAAACaatgtgcatttatttttaattgaagttTGGTCTTGGAAAAGTGCTACTGAAAACTGTCTCCCCTCTCGCTTAGCAGCCAGCTGTTTCAGTGTAGCGGATACATCAAGACGTGCCATTTTTAGTATTACTTCCATTGTAGGGATCAGTCACTGGACAGTAAGAAAATAGTATATTTAGGAAATTGCTCTGAAAGAGGAATCCTAACCGATTACTTGAGCAAGTTTTACTATGTTCAAGTAGTGGGAAaatcagctgcagcagtgtctcCTTAAACAATGATGACTCAGATTTTTGCCAATCCAGCtgtatcaaaataaaaacacagacatGTTATAAAATGATAGGGTACTGGTTATCATTATTAACAAAAAATGGCCATGGTAAGTTTTTATGTCACCTAATTTGTTAAGAAAGTAAGTATTTCTGTAGCAGAGGACGAGGGAACCATGTCTGCATTGTGTACACTGAGCaacacagcacacactgctATGCTGTAAAAAGTCACCTCCTTTGGTGGGACAAAAAGCCCTTCACAGGACTTTAACCTGCTCCTTGCCTTGCTGCATAATGcactaatttaatttcttttaattattttgaaagaggTAAAGGATTTTGGACAAAGGAGCTAATTTCTAATCCATATTCAGTGCTCAGGATGAGCCTGTGTTACTTACTCCTCTTTGAAATCAAATTGCGACTAAAATATCGATCTAAATCCCTCATTTTCAGTTCAGATTAAAAGAAGACCCTTTAAAGAATATTAATTAATTGCTTTGGAAATCTAGTTCCCCACATCGCGGATtttatttagaaggaaaaacaaaagtttcTGTCTCCCGAGGTCTGTTCAGGTCCAGGACTCAGTGTTTATCGCCTCTTTTTTAGCTCACCCGTTGCCTCTCCGAAAGGAAACTTGGCCGAGGGGAACAAGAGTCTTTCTTCTCCACGTCGCTGCGATCTGGAGGGGGGTCGGTGGCGGAAATTCTGATAAAAACAGCCGTTTTCGGCTCCTAAGAAACACAAAATGAGCGGGGAGAAGGGACCTTTCTGCCGTGCAGCGGGGCGGGCTCTGCAACGCACCAATCACCGCGCGGCTCCGCTCTATAAATACGAGGCCGCCGACTTGCTCCAGGCCCAGTGCTTTCCCTGGTTCGTGGACGAAGGCCGGCACAATGTCGGAGACCGCGCCTGTTGCCGCTCCCGCTGTTTCTGCTCCCGGCGCCAAGGCGGCCGCCAAGAAGCCGAAGAAGGCGGCGAGCGGCTCCAAAGCCCGCAAGCCCGCGGGGCCCAGCGTCACCGAGCTGATCACCAAGGCCGTGTCCGCCTCCAAGGAGCGCAAGGGGCTCTCCCTCGCCGCGCTCAAGAAGGCGCTGGCCGCCGGCGGCTACGATGTGGAGAAGAACAACAGCCGCATCAAGCTGGGGCTCAAGAGCCTCGTCAGCAAGGGCACCCTGGTGCAGACCAAGGGCACCGGCGCCTCCGGCTCTTTCAAGCTGAACAAGAAGCCGGGGGAGACAAAGGAAAAGGCAACTAAAAAGAAGCCGGCTGCCAAGCCCAAGAAGCCGGCGGCGAAGAAGCCCGCCAGCGCTGCCAAGAAGCCCAAGAAAGCTGCGGCGGTGAAGAAGAGCCCCAAGAAGGCGAAAAAGCCGGCGGCTGCAGCGGCCAAAAAAGCGGCCAAGAGCCCCAAGAAAGCCGCAAAGGCAGGCCGCCCCAAGAAGGCAGCGAAGAGCCCGGCTAAGGCAAAGGCGGTGAAGCCCAAAGCAGCCAAGCCTAAGGCAGCCAAACCCAAAGCGGCTAAGGCGAAGAAGGCGGCGCCAAAAAAGAAGTAAGGTGACTGAGAGTAATTGAGAGTCTACTCATCTAAATAAACCCAAAGGCTCTTTTAAGAGCCACCCACTTATTCTCAAAAAGAGCTGAAACACTACGGTCATGCACCAAATCACTTACCGATTTCGGTGGGAGTTTACACGGCGTTAATAAAGTTCAGATTTTGGGTACGAGTGCGTTCCGTAGCGCCTGCGTGGGAGATTGGCGCTGCCTTTAAAGGGAAGTGTGTCCCTACGTGCAATTTGGGAGGCCTGCGATAGCAGCTGTGCCCGCCCCGCCCCCTGTTCATTGCCCGGCGCAGCCCCGAGCGGAACGAGGCGGTGTCGGCGGCCCCGCGGAGCGGCGAGCGCCCTTTGCTCCGGTGCCCGGGGGAGTTTAAAAGTGCCGCGTTGGGCCCCGATtggccccgcgccgccccgccaGCCCCGCACCGCCTTCCCGCCGGTCCCGCCCCTCCAGGGCGGTGACCCCCCCCGCATCCTCCGCGGCCGTGCCCGAGCGCTGGCCGGTCGGTGACGCGCGGCACCGCGTACCGGCCCTCCCCCCCGTCTCACGGCTTCgagccggggcgggggggtggggggggctggggaaggCGGGGAGAGGAATGGAGCGGGCAAGGGGAAACGTGCGGGCCGTGCCACGGCCCTGTCCGGCGGCAGCTGCAGCGGCGCTCCGCTGCCGCAGCGGCGTGGCGGGGCAGGAAGGGCTGCGGCTCCCACGCTCCGATTCTCCGCGGCTCCCAGTAAATCTTGCCGTGTAAATCACCGATCGCCCACTTTTTTCGGCAGTTACCTCCTGCATAACTCTGGGACATTGGTGTTTTAAGGCCGAAGACCCGTCGTTGAGAAAATCTTATCTTACTACCTACACAAACAAACCTGCCTCAAAATTAAGccaccaaaacagaaaaaaccctttattttACTACTATAGTGCGCTGAAAGTAAATGCTAGTAAATTTGGTGAAAGGCATTTAGCCCTTAGAAAACTTTCACAATTTCACCTTCCTCACTGGACTTTGAATTggacaagctgctgctgctttcaagTCCCTTTTGAGACGGAACCGGATTAGGTTTTGAACAACCAAGTTTATATACTGCGCATAGACAAGGTAAACTTCTAAGAAATTTAGTAGATACATTTAAACTTGCTAGAGAGAACCACATAATCTACTAATTAACGTGCAAATATTAAGCTATTTACATACCTCCCCACTAACAGCACTGATTCAGCCCTTTTATTGAAAAAATTGGTGGCTCTTAAAAGAGCCTTTGGGTTAAAAGTGACGGTCCGAGACGCCCTACTTGGAGCTGGTGTACTTGGTGACAGCCTTGGTGCCCTCGGACACGGCGTGCTTGGCCAGCTCGCCGGGCAGCAGCAGGCGCACGGCCGTCTGGATCTCCCGCGACGTGATGGTGGAGCGCTTGTTGTAGTGCGCCAGGCGCGACGCCTCGCCCGCGATGCGCTCGAAGATGTCGTTGACGAAGGAGTTCATGATGCCCATGGCCTTGGACGAGATGCCCGTGTCGGGGTGCACCTGCTTCAGCACCTTGTACACGTAGATGGAGTAGCTCTCCTTGCGGCTCTTCTTGCGCTTCTTGTCGCCCTTCTTCTGCGTCTTGGTCACCGCCTTCTTGGAGCCCTTCTTGGGCGCGGGGGCGGACTTGGCCGGCTCGGGCATGGCTGCAGATCCCTGACTGCTCAGTCACAGCGGAGTGCCGGATAATGCGATTACTCCCCTATTTATAGAGCCCTTATGCAAATAACCGGTATCAGAAATCAGCGCTTCCATTGGACAAATGACGTAGTGACGTCATCCGCAGAACGAAGTGCTTTGCTATTGGTCATTTTTAAACACCACGCTAGGATTGGTCGATGTCCGAATGCAATCAGCCAATCAGAATGAGCTCTTTCAATCCCAGCCTTCGGTGCTGAAGCTCCGCTGCGGCCTCTCCGGCCCGGGGTCACCCCGGAGCGCCCGGTTCGTGTGTCCCCCGCAGCAGCTGCCGGGCTTGCAGCAGCGGAACCTAGTTAAGGgcatttctaaggaaaaaaacaaaaacaaaatcagaaacaaaaaactTGTGCGTGGTTCTgctactccttttttttcccgtcctattttcttttttttttttccctacaagaAGGAGCATACCTGCATGCTTCATAGAATAGTCTGCATTTGTAACAGCCACAAGATaaatgtgaaatggaaaaacatgCAAACGAGAAAGATATAGAGTCTGGAATACAAACACTGCTAATTGTGCTTAGAACTCATCCTTTTGGCCCATAGAGCat of Vidua macroura isolate BioBank_ID:100142 chromosome 5, ASM2450914v1, whole genome shotgun sequence contains these proteins:
- the LOC128807985 gene encoding histone H1 — its product is MSETAPVAAPAVSAPGAKAAAKKPKKAASGSKARKPAGPSVTELITKAVSASKERKGLSLAALKKALAAGGYDVEKNNSRIKLGLKSLVSKGTLVQTKGTGASGSFKLNKKPGETKEKATKKKPAAKPKKPAAKKPASAAKKPKKAAAVKKSPKKAKKPAAAAAKKAAKSPKKAAKAGRPKKAAKSPAKAKAVKPKAAKPKAAKPKAAKAKKAAPKKK